From the genome of Vicia villosa cultivar HV-30 ecotype Madison, WI linkage group LG2, Vvil1.0, whole genome shotgun sequence, one region includes:
- the LOC131653481 gene encoding uncharacterized protein LOC131653481 isoform X2, with protein MEDLAGLVEATGSRFTSLELIGQGSFGDVYKGFDRELNKEVAIKVIDLEESEDDIDDIQKEVSVLSQCRCPYITEYYGSFLNQTKLWIIMEYMAGGSVADLLQSGPPLDEMSIAYILRDLLHAVDYLHSEGKIHRDIKAANILLSENGDVKVADFGVSAQLTRTISRRKTFVGTPFWMAPEVIQNTDGYNEKADIWSLGITAIEMAKGEPPLADLHPMRVLFIIPRENPPQLDEHFSRPMKEFVSSCLKKVPAERLSAKELLKDRFIRNARKSTKLLERIRERPKFQLKEDLETPRNGSRGIGEGSDTMKVARDSRVEENNRPSSQGKTLKSSEWDFSIGESEGTGTFRNVSRPPQSRDKKTDVSYNQLTQKKAPDAGYQGGYANRIAANQSLDNQLEDDELSGSGTVVIRSPKGISRPSVFRDHSSQDELSENGSGTVVIRSPKGSKPSVFRDQSSQSSSSYASFEDTSTSGTVVVRSQHDDSDSPRTPRSRLGLHDRSSNASLEDSAANLAEARAAIQGGLRKVNARERHPRGKINTDVQESKRDQMTSSTDSSRSYREYIDAQRGNVRSHHASDDEESARTISSSATLSSLLIPSLKEAVADDPEGKIVRAVINSLVNMEGTKPRSSDVLVKQLLQRLASSNEDSLKDLKGLASQLFSKGKTTEETQNAEADNRRKQHNKEPHPNSNLSPLARFLLSRWQGQTSRDLNHS; from the exons ATGGAGGATCTTGCAGGTCTAGTTGAGGCAACAGGATCAAGATTCACTTCATTGGAGCTTATTGGACAGGGATCATTTGGCGATGTATATAAAGG GTTTGACAGGGAACTAAACAAAGAAGTTGCCATCAAAGTGATTGATTTGGAAGAATC AGAGGATGACATTGACGATATTCAGAAG GAAGTTTCTGTTCTGTCACAATGTCGATGTCCATATATTACCGAATATTATGGTTCTTTTCTCAACCAGACTAAACTATGGATAATAATGGAGTATATGGCTGGCGGCTCTGTTGCTGATCTA CTCCAATCAGGTCCTCCCTTAGATGAAATGTCAATTGCTTACATTCTTCGTGACTTGTTGCATGCTGTCGATTACCTACATAGTGAAGGAAAAATCCATAGAGACATTAAAG CTGCAAACATTTTATTGTCAGAGAATGGTGACGTAAAG GTTGCAGATTTTGGTGTTTCTGCACAGTTGACAAGGACTATATCAAGGAGAAAG ACATTTGTAGGAACACCATTCTGGATGGCGCCCGAGGTTATTCAGAACACAGATGGATATAATGAGAAG GCAGATATCTGGTCTCTGGGGATCACTGCAATTGAGATGGCAAAGGGGGAGCCTCCACTTGCTGATCTTCATCCCATGAGGGTGCTTTTCATCATACCCCGAGAAAATCCTCCGCAG CTAGATGAGCATTTTTCTCGCCCCATGAAAGAATTTGTTTCATCATGTTTGAAGAAGGTTCCGGCCGAG AGGCTAAGTGCTAAGGAACTTCTCAAAGACCGTTTTATTCGGAATGCTAGGAAGAGTACAAAGCTTTTGGAAAGAATAAG GGAGCGTCCAAAATTCCAACTTAAAGAAGACCTGGAGACACCTAGAAATGGCTCAAGAGGGATTGGTGAAGGATCTGATACTATGAAAGTGGCAAGAGATTCTAGAGTTGAAGAAAATAATCGACCTAG CAGTCAGGGTAAAACCCTGAAAAGTTCTGAATGGGACTTCAGCATTGGTGAATCAGAGGGTACTGGAACCTTTCGAAATGTTTCACGGCCACCTCAGTCTAGAGATAAGAAAACAGATGTTTCATATAATCAGCTTACCCAAAAAAAAGCTCCAGACGCAGGCTATCAAGGGGGGTATGCCAATAGAATTGCGGCCAATCAATCACTTGATAATCAGCTTGAAGAT GATGAATTATCTGGATCAGGAACTGTTGTTATACGCTCTCCCAAAGGAATATCAAGGCCATCTGTGTTTCGTGACCATAGCTCCCAG GATGAATTGTCTGAGAATGGATCAGGAACTGTTGTTATTCGATCTCCGAAGGGATCAAAGCCATCAGTGTTTCGTGATCAGAGCTCTCAG TCCAGCAGCAGCTATGCTTCTTTTGAAGATACTTCTACTAGTGGAACCGTTGTTGTACGTAGCCAGCATGATGATTCTGATTCTCCACGGACTCCAAGATCCCGACTAGGACTTCATGACAGAAGTTCAAATGCTTCACTTGAAGACAGTGCTGCAAACCTAGCCGAG GCAAGGGCTGCTATCCAAGGAGGGTTAAGAAAAGTGAATGCTCGGGAGAGACATCCCCGAGGGAAAATCAATACCGATGTACAGGAAAGCAAAAGAGACCAAATGACCAGCAGCACTGATTCTTCCAG ATCATATCGTGAATACATTGATGCACAAAGGGGCAATGTAAGATCGCATCATGCCAGTGATGATGAAGAGAGTGCTAGAACAATATCATCGTCAGCAACATTATCAAGTTTGCTTATTCCTTCATTAAAAGAG GCCGTTGCTGATGATCCAGAAGGGAAAATCGTGCGGGCAGTTATCAATTCTTTAGTAAACATGGAGGGAACAAAGCCTAGATCCTCTGACGTTCTTGTAAAACAATTGCTTCAGAGATTAGCAAG TTCGAACGAAGATTCATTGAAGGACCTGAAAGGACTGGCAAGCCAACTATTCAGCAAAGGCAAGACAACGGAAGAAACGCAAAATGCAGAGGCTGATAACCGAAGGAAACAGCATAACAAGGAACCTCATCCAAATAGCAACTTAAGCCCTCTTGCAAGATTTCTTCTATCAAG ATGGCAAGGCCAAACCTCACGGGATCTAAACCATTCTTGA
- the LOC131653481 gene encoding uncharacterized protein LOC131653481 isoform X3 yields the protein MEDLAGLVEATGSRFTSLELIGQGSFGDVYKGFDRELNKEVAIKVIDLEESEDDIDDIQKEVSVLSQCRCPYITEYYGSFLNQTKLWIIMEYMAGGSVADLLQSGPPLDEMSIAYILRDLLHAVDYLHSEGKIHRDIKAANILLSENGDVKVADFGVSAQLTRTISRRKTFVGTPFWMAPEVIQNTDGYNEKADIWSLGITAIEMAKGEPPLADLHPMRVLFIIPRENPPQLDEHFSRPMKEFVSSCLKKVPAERLSAKELLKDRFIRNARKSTKLLERISRERPKFQLKEDLETPRNGSRGIGEGSDTMKVARDSRVEENNRPSQGKTLKSSEWDFSIGESEGTGTFRNVSRPPQSRDKKTDVSYNQLTQKKAPDAGYQGGYANRIAANQSLDNQLEDDELSGSGTVVIRSPKGISRPSVFRDHSSQDELSENGSGTVVIRSPKGSKPSVFRDQSSQSSSSYASFEDTSTSGTVVVRSQHDDSDSPRTPRSRLGLHDRSSNASLEDSAANLAEARAAIQGGLRKVNARERHPRGKINTDVQESKRDQMTSSTDSSRSYREYIDAQRGNVRSHHASDDEESARTISSSATLSSLLIPSLKEAVADDPEGKIVRAVINSLVNMEGTKPRSSDVLVKQLLQRLASSNEDSLKDLKGLASQLFSKGKTTEETQNAEADNRRKQHNKEPHPNSNLSPLARFLLSRWQGQTSRDLNHS from the exons ATGGAGGATCTTGCAGGTCTAGTTGAGGCAACAGGATCAAGATTCACTTCATTGGAGCTTATTGGACAGGGATCATTTGGCGATGTATATAAAGG GTTTGACAGGGAACTAAACAAAGAAGTTGCCATCAAAGTGATTGATTTGGAAGAATC AGAGGATGACATTGACGATATTCAGAAG GAAGTTTCTGTTCTGTCACAATGTCGATGTCCATATATTACCGAATATTATGGTTCTTTTCTCAACCAGACTAAACTATGGATAATAATGGAGTATATGGCTGGCGGCTCTGTTGCTGATCTA CTCCAATCAGGTCCTCCCTTAGATGAAATGTCAATTGCTTACATTCTTCGTGACTTGTTGCATGCTGTCGATTACCTACATAGTGAAGGAAAAATCCATAGAGACATTAAAG CTGCAAACATTTTATTGTCAGAGAATGGTGACGTAAAG GTTGCAGATTTTGGTGTTTCTGCACAGTTGACAAGGACTATATCAAGGAGAAAG ACATTTGTAGGAACACCATTCTGGATGGCGCCCGAGGTTATTCAGAACACAGATGGATATAATGAGAAG GCAGATATCTGGTCTCTGGGGATCACTGCAATTGAGATGGCAAAGGGGGAGCCTCCACTTGCTGATCTTCATCCCATGAGGGTGCTTTTCATCATACCCCGAGAAAATCCTCCGCAG CTAGATGAGCATTTTTCTCGCCCCATGAAAGAATTTGTTTCATCATGTTTGAAGAAGGTTCCGGCCGAG AGGCTAAGTGCTAAGGAACTTCTCAAAGACCGTTTTATTCGGAATGCTAGGAAGAGTACAAAGCTTTTGGAAAGAATAAG TAGGGAGCGTCCAAAATTCCAACTTAAAGAAGACCTGGAGACACCTAGAAATGGCTCAAGAGGGATTGGTGAAGGATCTGATACTATGAAAGTGGCAAGAGATTCTAGAGTTGAAGAAAATAATCGACCTAG TCAGGGTAAAACCCTGAAAAGTTCTGAATGGGACTTCAGCATTGGTGAATCAGAGGGTACTGGAACCTTTCGAAATGTTTCACGGCCACCTCAGTCTAGAGATAAGAAAACAGATGTTTCATATAATCAGCTTACCCAAAAAAAAGCTCCAGACGCAGGCTATCAAGGGGGGTATGCCAATAGAATTGCGGCCAATCAATCACTTGATAATCAGCTTGAAGAT GATGAATTATCTGGATCAGGAACTGTTGTTATACGCTCTCCCAAAGGAATATCAAGGCCATCTGTGTTTCGTGACCATAGCTCCCAG GATGAATTGTCTGAGAATGGATCAGGAACTGTTGTTATTCGATCTCCGAAGGGATCAAAGCCATCAGTGTTTCGTGATCAGAGCTCTCAG TCCAGCAGCAGCTATGCTTCTTTTGAAGATACTTCTACTAGTGGAACCGTTGTTGTACGTAGCCAGCATGATGATTCTGATTCTCCACGGACTCCAAGATCCCGACTAGGACTTCATGACAGAAGTTCAAATGCTTCACTTGAAGACAGTGCTGCAAACCTAGCCGAG GCAAGGGCTGCTATCCAAGGAGGGTTAAGAAAAGTGAATGCTCGGGAGAGACATCCCCGAGGGAAAATCAATACCGATGTACAGGAAAGCAAAAGAGACCAAATGACCAGCAGCACTGATTCTTCCAG ATCATATCGTGAATACATTGATGCACAAAGGGGCAATGTAAGATCGCATCATGCCAGTGATGATGAAGAGAGTGCTAGAACAATATCATCGTCAGCAACATTATCAAGTTTGCTTATTCCTTCATTAAAAGAG GCCGTTGCTGATGATCCAGAAGGGAAAATCGTGCGGGCAGTTATCAATTCTTTAGTAAACATGGAGGGAACAAAGCCTAGATCCTCTGACGTTCTTGTAAAACAATTGCTTCAGAGATTAGCAAG TTCGAACGAAGATTCATTGAAGGACCTGAAAGGACTGGCAAGCCAACTATTCAGCAAAGGCAAGACAACGGAAGAAACGCAAAATGCAGAGGCTGATAACCGAAGGAAACAGCATAACAAGGAACCTCATCCAAATAGCAACTTAAGCCCTCTTGCAAGATTTCTTCTATCAAG ATGGCAAGGCCAAACCTCACGGGATCTAAACCATTCTTGA
- the LOC131653481 gene encoding uncharacterized protein LOC131653481 isoform X1, which yields MEDLAGLVEATGSRFTSLELIGQGSFGDVYKGFDRELNKEVAIKVIDLEESEDDIDDIQKEVSVLSQCRCPYITEYYGSFLNQTKLWIIMEYMAGGSVADLLQSGPPLDEMSIAYILRDLLHAVDYLHSEGKIHRDIKAANILLSENGDVKVADFGVSAQLTRTISRRKTFVGTPFWMAPEVIQNTDGYNEKADIWSLGITAIEMAKGEPPLADLHPMRVLFIIPRENPPQLDEHFSRPMKEFVSSCLKKVPAERLSAKELLKDRFIRNARKSTKLLERISRERPKFQLKEDLETPRNGSRGIGEGSDTMKVARDSRVEENNRPSSQGKTLKSSEWDFSIGESEGTGTFRNVSRPPQSRDKKTDVSYNQLTQKKAPDAGYQGGYANRIAANQSLDNQLEDDELSGSGTVVIRSPKGISRPSVFRDHSSQDELSENGSGTVVIRSPKGSKPSVFRDQSSQSSSSYASFEDTSTSGTVVVRSQHDDSDSPRTPRSRLGLHDRSSNASLEDSAANLAEARAAIQGGLRKVNARERHPRGKINTDVQESKRDQMTSSTDSSRSYREYIDAQRGNVRSHHASDDEESARTISSSATLSSLLIPSLKEAVADDPEGKIVRAVINSLVNMEGTKPRSSDVLVKQLLQRLASSNEDSLKDLKGLASQLFSKGKTTEETQNAEADNRRKQHNKEPHPNSNLSPLARFLLSRWQGQTSRDLNHS from the exons ATGGAGGATCTTGCAGGTCTAGTTGAGGCAACAGGATCAAGATTCACTTCATTGGAGCTTATTGGACAGGGATCATTTGGCGATGTATATAAAGG GTTTGACAGGGAACTAAACAAAGAAGTTGCCATCAAAGTGATTGATTTGGAAGAATC AGAGGATGACATTGACGATATTCAGAAG GAAGTTTCTGTTCTGTCACAATGTCGATGTCCATATATTACCGAATATTATGGTTCTTTTCTCAACCAGACTAAACTATGGATAATAATGGAGTATATGGCTGGCGGCTCTGTTGCTGATCTA CTCCAATCAGGTCCTCCCTTAGATGAAATGTCAATTGCTTACATTCTTCGTGACTTGTTGCATGCTGTCGATTACCTACATAGTGAAGGAAAAATCCATAGAGACATTAAAG CTGCAAACATTTTATTGTCAGAGAATGGTGACGTAAAG GTTGCAGATTTTGGTGTTTCTGCACAGTTGACAAGGACTATATCAAGGAGAAAG ACATTTGTAGGAACACCATTCTGGATGGCGCCCGAGGTTATTCAGAACACAGATGGATATAATGAGAAG GCAGATATCTGGTCTCTGGGGATCACTGCAATTGAGATGGCAAAGGGGGAGCCTCCACTTGCTGATCTTCATCCCATGAGGGTGCTTTTCATCATACCCCGAGAAAATCCTCCGCAG CTAGATGAGCATTTTTCTCGCCCCATGAAAGAATTTGTTTCATCATGTTTGAAGAAGGTTCCGGCCGAG AGGCTAAGTGCTAAGGAACTTCTCAAAGACCGTTTTATTCGGAATGCTAGGAAGAGTACAAAGCTTTTGGAAAGAATAAG TAGGGAGCGTCCAAAATTCCAACTTAAAGAAGACCTGGAGACACCTAGAAATGGCTCAAGAGGGATTGGTGAAGGATCTGATACTATGAAAGTGGCAAGAGATTCTAGAGTTGAAGAAAATAATCGACCTAG CAGTCAGGGTAAAACCCTGAAAAGTTCTGAATGGGACTTCAGCATTGGTGAATCAGAGGGTACTGGAACCTTTCGAAATGTTTCACGGCCACCTCAGTCTAGAGATAAGAAAACAGATGTTTCATATAATCAGCTTACCCAAAAAAAAGCTCCAGACGCAGGCTATCAAGGGGGGTATGCCAATAGAATTGCGGCCAATCAATCACTTGATAATCAGCTTGAAGAT GATGAATTATCTGGATCAGGAACTGTTGTTATACGCTCTCCCAAAGGAATATCAAGGCCATCTGTGTTTCGTGACCATAGCTCCCAG GATGAATTGTCTGAGAATGGATCAGGAACTGTTGTTATTCGATCTCCGAAGGGATCAAAGCCATCAGTGTTTCGTGATCAGAGCTCTCAG TCCAGCAGCAGCTATGCTTCTTTTGAAGATACTTCTACTAGTGGAACCGTTGTTGTACGTAGCCAGCATGATGATTCTGATTCTCCACGGACTCCAAGATCCCGACTAGGACTTCATGACAGAAGTTCAAATGCTTCACTTGAAGACAGTGCTGCAAACCTAGCCGAG GCAAGGGCTGCTATCCAAGGAGGGTTAAGAAAAGTGAATGCTCGGGAGAGACATCCCCGAGGGAAAATCAATACCGATGTACAGGAAAGCAAAAGAGACCAAATGACCAGCAGCACTGATTCTTCCAG ATCATATCGTGAATACATTGATGCACAAAGGGGCAATGTAAGATCGCATCATGCCAGTGATGATGAAGAGAGTGCTAGAACAATATCATCGTCAGCAACATTATCAAGTTTGCTTATTCCTTCATTAAAAGAG GCCGTTGCTGATGATCCAGAAGGGAAAATCGTGCGGGCAGTTATCAATTCTTTAGTAAACATGGAGGGAACAAAGCCTAGATCCTCTGACGTTCTTGTAAAACAATTGCTTCAGAGATTAGCAAG TTCGAACGAAGATTCATTGAAGGACCTGAAAGGACTGGCAAGCCAACTATTCAGCAAAGGCAAGACAACGGAAGAAACGCAAAATGCAGAGGCTGATAACCGAAGGAAACAGCATAACAAGGAACCTCATCCAAATAGCAACTTAAGCCCTCTTGCAAGATTTCTTCTATCAAG ATGGCAAGGCCAAACCTCACGGGATCTAAACCATTCTTGA